A region from the Panicum hallii strain FIL2 chromosome 1, PHallii_v3.1, whole genome shotgun sequence genome encodes:
- the LOC112878934 gene encoding U-box domain-containing protein 11-like produces MATAEAAAEVVREIAAVGAADLAAAAEPLRADCLRLARKVSLLSHLVAEVAEAGEGDAAAAAWVRELVRALEAARRFVALGRAPPTPTAAAGASDQDAICNNTALQFKYVTWQLQAALANLPHSCFQISDEVQEEVDLVRAQLRREMEKKGALDITVFTKVHDILAQIDNAGPQSQQPHQQPEQSQMEKFSKDHLDLQNAILLVSEISGLSKSDMTKITSELIEGLENAGTPDSPKPANIDSQSSDETKSSSEEVKKPDSVSIPEDFRCPISLELMRDPVIVSTGQTYERAFIQRWIDCGNRTCPKTQQKLQNLTLTPNYVLRSLIMQWCEEKGIEPPSRSKSDGSSHEVGGNRLAIEALVRNLSSSSLDERKSAAAEIRSLAKKSTDNRILLAESSAIPALVKLLSSKDQKTQEHAVTALLNLSIYDQNKELIVVAGAIVPIIQVLRTGSMEARENAAAAIFSLSLIDDNKIMIGSTPGAIEALVELLQSGSSRGKKDAATALFNLCIYQANKVRAVRAGILAPLMRMLQDSSRSGAIDEALTILSVLVSHHECKIAISKAHAIPFLIDLLRSGQARNKENAAAILLALCKKDAENLACIGRLGAQIPLTELANTGTDRAKRKATSLLEHLSKLQVL; encoded by the exons atggcgacggcggaggcggcggcggaggtcgtGCGGGAGATCGCGGCGGTGGGAGCCGCCgacctggccgccgccgccgagccgctGCGTGCGGACTGCCTCCGCCTCGCGCGGAAGGTGTCCCTGCTGTCGCACCTCGTCGCCGAGGTCGCCGAGGCGGGGGAAGGcgacgcggcggccgcggcgtggGTGCGCGAGCTGGTGAGAGCGCTCGAGGCCGCCAGGAGGTTCGTCGCGCTGGGGCgagcgccgcccacgccgaCGGCCGCTGCGGGGGCGTCAGATCAG GATGCCATCTGCAACAATACTGCTCTCCAGTTCAAGTATGTGACCTGGCAGTTGCAAGCTGCTCTAGCCAACCTTCCACATAGCTGTTTTCAGATATCAGATGAAGTTCAAGAAGAG GTTGACTTAGTGCGAGCTCAGCTTAGAAGAGAAATGGAAAAGAAGGGAGCCCTTGATATAACCGTTTTTACAAAAGTTCATGATATCTTAGCTCAAATTGACAATGCTGGACCACAATCTCAACAACCCCATCAACAACCGGAGCAATCACAGATGGAGAAATTTAGTAAAGATCACCTGGATTTGCAAAATGCTATTTTACTAGTTTCAGAAATAAGCGGGTTATCCAAATCTGACATGACGAAAATAACATCTGAGCTAATTGAAGGACTTGAAAATGCTGGAACTCCTGATTCTCCCAAACCTGCCAATATTGATAGCCAATCAAGTGATGAAACAAAAAGCTCAtctgaggaagttaagaagccTGACTCTGTATCTATTCCTGAGGATTTCCGTTGCCCGATATCTCTTGAGTTGATGAGAGATCCGGTCATTGTTTCAACAGGACAG ACCTATGAGCGGGCTTTCATCCAGAGGTGGATTGACTGTGGAAACCGGACCTGCCCAAAAACTCAACAGAAGCTCCAGAATCTTACATTGACCCCAAACTATGTGCTAAGAAGTTTAATAATGCAGTGGTGTGAGGAAAAGGGGATCGAACCACCTAGTAGATCTAAAAGTGATGGTTCTTCTCATGAGGTCGGTGGGAACAGATTAGCAATTGAAGCATTGGTTCGCAATCTCTCTAGCAGCTCATTAGATGAACGGAAATCTGCTGCCGCTGAAATAAGATCTTTGGCCAAGAAAAGTACAGACAATCGTATACTTCTAGCGGAGTCTAGTGCTATCCCGGCTCTAGTGAAACTTCTGTCGTCGAAGGACCAGAAAACCCAAGAACATGCAGTTACAGCTCTTCTGAATCTCTCCATATATGATCAGAACAAGGAACTGATAGTGGTTGCTGGTGCCATTGTCCCAATCATACAAGTGCTGAGGACAGGTAGCATGGAAGCAAGAGAAAATGCAGCCGCTGCTATTTTCAGCCTGTCACTAATCGACGATAACAAGATAATGATAGGAAGCACTCCAGGAGCAATTGAAGCATTGGTTGAGTTGTTGCAGAGTGGTAGCTCAAGGGGTAAAAAGGATGCAGCAACGGCACTGTTCAATCTATGCATATACCAAGCTAATAAGGTCAGGGCAGTTCGAGCAGGGATCCTGGCGCCACTTATGCGGATGCTGCAGGATTCATCCAGAAGTGGCGCCATCGATGAAGCGCTGACCATCTTGTCAGTTCTTGTGAGTCATCATGAGTGTAAAATTGCTATATCTAAGGCACACGCAATACCCTTTTTGATAGATTTGCTTCGGTCGGGCCAGGCCCGTAACAAGGAGAATGCTGCTGCTATTTTACTTGCACTTTGCAAGAAAGATGCTGAGAACCTGGCCTGTATAGGGAGGCTTGGTGCTCAGATACCACTAACTGAGCTGGCAAATACCGGTACAGACCGAGCTAAGCGCAAGGCAACCTCACTCCTGGAGCATCTCAGTAAGTTACAGGTGctctag
- the LOC112875561 gene encoding 3-ketoacyl-CoA synthase 5-like: MGSTAQLKRLKPLYQLVVNNILAIVAVPLAAAVVLKAAELGPGEILARLRALRPAHMFLAAFLPAAGAVLYLLLRPRSVYLVDYACFRTNPNCRVPFATFLEHSRVWPGFDERSVRFMTRLLERSGLGEETCLPYAQHYIPPSRDLESSRAEAELVIFSAIDDLLAKTKMSPQDIDILVVNCSLFAPTPSFTDMIMHRYKLREDVRNVHLAGMGCSAGLISVELARNLLQVAPRGAHALVVSTETITPNYYMGQERAMLLPNCLFRMGGAAALLSTNGANARFRLARVVRTLRGATDSAYHCVYQEEDERGNVGINLSKDLMNIAGDALKANITAMGPLVLPASEQLLFALSFMARKVLNNRIRPYIPDFRTAFEHFCIHAGGRAVIDELQRSLTLSDEQVEASRMTLHRFGNTSSSSLWYELAYIEAKGRMRRGDRVWMIGFGSGFKCNSAAWECIRPAANADGPWANCIHRYPVHIPDVLKH; this comes from the coding sequence ATGGGCTCCACGGCGCAGCTCAAGCGGCTCAAGCCCCTGTACCAGCTGGTGGTGAACAACATCCTCGCCATCGTCGCggtgccgctcgccgccgcggtgGTGCTCAAGGCGGCGGAGCTGGGGCCCGGGGAGATCCTGGCGCGGCTGCGCGCGCTCCGGCCCGCGCACATGTTCCTGGCCGCGTTCCtgccggcggcgggcgcggtgctGTACCTCCTGCTCCGGCCGCGGTCGGTGTACCTGGTGGACTACGCGTGCTTCCGCACGAACCCCAACTGCCGCGTCCCGTTCGCGACGTTCCTGGAGCACTCCCGCGTGTGGCCGGGCTTCGACGAGCGCAGCGTCCGGTTCATGACGCGCCTGCTGGAGCGCTCGGGGCTCGGGGAGGAGACGTGCCTGCCGTACGCGCAGCACTACATCCCGCCGTCGCGGGACCTCGAGTCCTCCCGCGCCGAGGCCGAGCTCGTCATCTTCTCCGCCATCGACGATCTGCTCGCCAAGACCAAGATGTCGCCGCAGGATATCGACATCCTGGTCGTCAACTGCAGCCTCTTCGCGCCGACACCGTCCTTCACCGACATGATCATGCACCGGTACAAGCTCCGCGAGGACGTGCGCAACGTGCACCTCGCCGGGATGGGGTGCAGCGCGGGGCTCATCTCCGTGGAGCTCGCCCGGAACCTGCTCCAGGTGGCTCCCCGGGGCGCGCACGCGCTGGTGGTGTCGACGGAGACCATCACCCCCAACTACTACATGGGTCAGGAGCGCGCGATGCTGCTCCCCAACTGCCTGTTCCGcatgggcggcgcggcggcgctgctgtcGACCAACGGCGCGAACGCGCGGTTCCGGCTGGCGCGCGTGGTGCGCACACTCCGCGGCGCCACAGACAGCGCGTACCACTGCGTGTACCAGGAGGAGGACGAGCGGGGCAACGTCGGGATCAACCTGTCCAAGGACCTGATGAACATCGCCGGCGACGCGCTGAAGGCGAACATCACGGCGATGGGGCCCCTGGTGCTGCCGGCGTCGGAGCAGCTGCTGTTCGCGCTGTCCTTCATGGCGCGCAAGGTGCTCAACAACCGGATCAGGCCCTACATCCCGGACTTCCGCACGGCGTTCGAGCACTTCTGCATCCACGCCGGCGGGCGCGCCGTGATCGACGAGCTGCAGCGCAGCCTGACGCTGTCGGATGAGCAGGTGGAGGCGTCGCGGATGACGCTGCACCGGTTCGGCAACACCTCCAGCAGCTCGCTCTGGTACGAGCTCGCCTACATCGAGGCCAAGGGCCGCATGCGCCGCGGCGACCGCGTCTGGATGATCGGCTTCGGCTCCGGGTTCAAGTGCAACAGCGCCGCCTGGGAGTGCATCCGCCCCGCCGCCAACGCCGACGGGCCGTGGGCCAACTGCATCCACCGGTACCCCGTCCACATCCCCGACGTGCTCAAGCACtga
- the LOC112877728 gene encoding zinc finger protein CONSTANS-LIKE 16-like → MSGSKAAPGAAVGGKAARACDSCLRRRARWYCAADDAFLCQGCDASVHSANPLARRHERLRLCPTSPPRHAALEAGAVSTSASASKKRQQVTPGWSRRKARTRRPHVKSVGQLLSGKLIVVPEVTVESSSDERKAEEEEAEEEQLLYRVPNFDRALAELCSPPPIDDPAPGAPCSREDADGTVEHTKTPVVAESPVQQLPDSFVGFGPTDTELREFAADMEALLGQGLHNGNELDESFYMDSLGLMMPAEDGGRVKMEPGSSVISHIEGSLRRGPAELKPEDSAEVLDIDFHCGSPAVIDHDEDSFERKAQFLKRSLDLRLNYEAIIESWGSSPWTGGQRPNVQLEDFWPHAHHSGVWMAGGGRLGGEALTPRLGMMGGGREARVSRYREKRRTRLFAKKIRYEVRKLNAEKRPRMKGRFVKRPAAAAPCAVT, encoded by the exons ATGAGCGGCTCGAAGGcggcgcccggcgccgccgtgGGCGGCAaggccgcgcgcgcgtgcgacAGCTGcctgcggcggcgcgcgcggtggTACTGCGCGGCCGACGACGCCTTCCTGTGCCAGGGCTGCGACGCGTCGGTGCACTCGGCCAACCCGCTCGCCAGGCGGCACGAGCGCCTCCGGCTGTGCCCGACGTCGCCGCCGCGTCACGCGGCGCTCGAGGCGGGCGCGGTGTCcacgtcggcgtcggcgtcgaaGAAGCGCCAGCAGGTCACGCCGGGGTGGTCCAGGCGCAAGGCGCGCACCAGGAGGCCGCACGTCAAGAGCGTTGGGCAGCTGCTGTCGGGGAAGCTCATTGTCGTGCCGGAGGTGACCGTCGAGTCGTCGTCGGATGAGCGGAAGGCCGAGGaagaggaggcggaggaggagcagctgcTGTACCGCGTGCCGAATTTCGACCGAGCCCTCGCCGAgctctgctcgccgccgccaatTGATGACCCGGCGCCCGGAGCCCCATGCTCCAGGGAGGACGCCGACGGCACCGTGGAGCATACAAAGACGCCGGTGGTTGCAGAATCGCCCGTGCAGCAGCTCCCGGACAGCTTTGTCGGCTTCGGCCCGACGGACACCGAGCTCAGAGAGTTCGCCGCGGACATGGAAGCCCTTCTCGGCCAAGGTCTCCACAACGGCAACGAGCTTGACGAATCGTTCTACATGGATAGCCTAGGACTAATGATGCCGGCAGAGGACGGCGGGCGGGTAAAGATGGAGCCAGGCAGCAGTGTAATCTCCCACATCGAGGGTTCTCTCCGTCGTGGTCCTGCGGAGCTGAAGCCGGAGGATTCAGCCGAGGTGCTGGACATAGACTTCCACTGCGGCTCGCCCGCGGTGATAGATCACGACGAGGACAGTTTCGAACGGAAGGCGCAGTTCCTGAAGAGGAGCCTGGATCTCAGACTCAACTACGAGGCCATCATCGAGAGCTGGGGGAGCTCGCCGTGGACCGGCGGCCAGCGGCCGAACGTCCAGCTCGAGGACTTCTGGCCCCACGCGCACCACTCG GGCGTGTGGATGGCCGGGGGAGGACGCCTGGGTGGGGAGGCGTTGACGCCGCGGCTGGGGAtgatgggcggcgggcgggaggcGCGGGTGTCGCGGTACCGGGAGAAGCGGCGGACGAGGCTGTTCGCCAAGAAGATACGGTACGAGGTGCGGAAGCTGAACGCGGAGAAGCGGCCGCGGATGAAGGGCCGGTTCGTCAaacggccggccgccgccgccccttgcgCCGTCACCTAG